Genomic segment of Candidatus Epulonipiscium sp.:
ATACAGTATGAAATTTTACAAATGGGGAATGTTATTGAGGATACCGTTTATGAGGATAATATTACATTTATAGTATTAGTTGAAGAGGGCAAGGAAGAATCCTTTATAAATAGCGTAACAGATGTAAGTAGTGCCCAAGCAGAAATTAAAAATATAGAATATGTATACGGAGCATGGGTAGAAGATAAATTAATGATAGAAGAAATAGATAAATGAAATAGCGTTATACCTAGGAATTAATGAATAAAGAAATATGGCAGCAGTTAGACTTGGTAATTTAATCTTTTTTCATATTCACCGAAAAATTTTCCAATATGCAGTTGACATATCCATCATATATATAGTAAAATAAAACCGTGAATCCCGATAAGAATTAACGGAATTAAAGGAGGAAGAAAATGAATAAGATATATAATTCTATTGAAGAGCTAATAGGTAACACACCTATTGTTAAACTAAACAAATTAGTAGAAAAAGGCAGTGCCGATGTATATGTCAAATTAGAATGGTATAACCCAGGTAGCAGCGTAAAAGATAGAATAGCTCTCAATATGATAAAATCCGCAGAAGAGGCGGAAAAAATAAAACCAGGAGATACAATAATAGAACCTACCAGTGGAAATACGGGGATAGGGTTAGCTATGGTAGGGGCAGCTAGGGGGTATAATGTCATTTTAACAATGCCTGATACCATGAGTATAGAAAGAAGAAAGCTTCTTAAGGCATTTGGAGCAGAACTTATCTTAACCCCTGGACCAGAAGGAATGACTGGGGCTATCAATAAAGCCAAAGAATTAGTTGAACAAGAAGGATATTTTCTTCCGCAACAATTTGAAAATCCATCGAATCCAGAAATCCATCGACAAACCACAGGAATAGAAATTTTAGAAGCTATGGGCACAGATTTGGATGCTTTTGTAGCAGGAATCGGAACCGGTGGAACTATCACAGGTTGTGGGGAAGTCCTAAAAGAGGCAATTCCTGATATAGAAATAGTAGCTGTAGAGCCTACAAAATCAGCGGTACTTTCAGGTGAAAAAAAGGGTCCCCATGGTATTCAAGGTTTAGGGGCGGGCTTTATTCCAGAAATTTTAAATACTAATATTTATGATTCTATAGAAAAAATAACAGATGAAGAATCCCTAAGCATGGCTAGGAGAATGGCACAAGAAGAAGGAATATTGGTTGGTATTTCCACGGGAGCAGCCGTAGCAGCAGCTTTAAAAGTAGCAAGAAGACTTGGTAAAGGTAAAAAGGTATTAGCAATATCCCCAAGTTATGGTGAAAGATATCTAAGTACAGCATTATTCAATCAAGATTGATATGAACAAACAACCCTCTAGATCAACTGGAGGGTTATTATTATGATGAAAGGAAGCCAATTATGATAAAAGCAATTTTCTTCGATTTAGACAATACCCTATGGGATCATGATGCAGCACAGGAAAGAACCATAGAAAAAGTGTATGATTATTTAAATGAACTTCATCCCATAACTGATACGTTATATACCTTTGCAAAGGTATATAACGTATATAATGAAAAAGCTTGGAATGAATATAAAAAAGGAACCGTAACCCAAGAAAGACTAAGAGTACACCGTTTTATCGAACTATTAAACCATTATAATATTTACAATAATGATTTAGCAATAAAACTTAATGATATCTATATTTCTATATATCCCACATGGACTTATCTAATTAGGGGAGCAAAAGAACTTTTAGAGGAACTAAAAACAAAATATCCCCTAGGGATAATAACCAACGGAGTTGCAAACACCCAAGTAATTAAAATGGAAAAGTCGGGGCTTACTGGATATTTTAAATGGTTTATCTACTCGGGAGAGGTAGGTAAGGCAAAGCCCCAGCCTGAAATCTTTAAATTTGCCACGAAAAAAGCCCAT
This window contains:
- the cysK gene encoding cysteine synthase A, translated to MNKIYNSIEELIGNTPIVKLNKLVEKGSADVYVKLEWYNPGSSVKDRIALNMIKSAEEAEKIKPGDTIIEPTSGNTGIGLAMVGAARGYNVILTMPDTMSIERRKLLKAFGAELILTPGPEGMTGAINKAKELVEQEGYFLPQQFENPSNPEIHRQTTGIEILEAMGTDLDAFVAGIGTGGTITGCGEVLKEAIPDIEIVAVEPTKSAVLSGEKKGPHGIQGLGAGFIPEILNTNIYDSIEKITDEESLSMARRMAQEEGILVGISTGAAVAAALKVARRLGKGKKVLAISPSYGERYLSTALFNQD
- a CDS encoding noncanonical pyrimidine nucleotidase, YjjG family; this encodes MIKAIFFDLDNTLWDHDAAQERTIEKVYDYLNELHPITDTLYTFAKVYNVYNEKAWNEYKKGTVTQERLRVHRFIELLNHYNIYNNDLAIKLNDIYISIYPTWTYLIRGAKELLEELKTKYPLGIITNGVANTQVIKMEKSGLTGYFKWFIYSGEVGKAKPQPEIFKFATKKAHIKEEETLFIGDDFMGDIMGAKALGMKTIWYNPKGERDEEENKYADYIVLNLKEISNIVKSLETC